From Flavipsychrobacter sp., a single genomic window includes:
- a CDS encoding T9SS type A sorting domain-containing protein: MKRILLISMILSPLLSFAQVTGPGIEYTYDAAGFRVKRDYNIAAVLQKPGKDNGQQADTIIGVFKNKELFNQEFVRAYPNPASDFLFVENISWEEGNTASIQLLDITGKVILSKTTNESRNQISLNAIVPGTYNVNYYLNDRKVISWKIIKL, from the coding sequence ATGAAACGAATTTTGCTTATCTCCATGATATTGTCACCACTATTATCATTTGCACAAGTAACAGGACCTGGTATAGAATACACATATGATGCCGCTGGCTTTAGAGTTAAGAGAGATTATAATATTGCAGCAGTTTTGCAGAAACCTGGTAAAGATAATGGTCAGCAAGCAGACACAATCATAGGGGTGTTTAAGAATAAAGAGCTTTTTAATCAAGAATTTGTAAGAGCTTATCCAAACCCTGCAAGCGATTTTTTATTTGTTGAAAATATATCTTGGGAAGAAGGCAATACAGCGAGTATTCAACTGTTGGATATTACAGGGAAGGTAATTTTATCTAAAACAACTAATGAATCTAGAAATCAAATATCACTAAACGCTATTGTTCCTGGAACATATAATGTCAACTACTATCTAAATGATAGAAAGGTAATCTCTTGGAAAATCATTAAACTCTAA
- the mnmE gene encoding tRNA uridine-5-carboxymethylaminomethyl(34) synthesis GTPase MnmE gives MYDINETIVAIATPPGEGAIGVIRLSGADAITIADKIFFGKVLAKQPSHTIHFGKIKDGEEVIDEVVASIYKGNKSYTGEEVVEISCHGSQYVLERVLDLCLRNGAHFAKAGAFTQRAFLNGKMDLTQAEAVADLIASHSSAAHKAAIHNLRGGFSDELKELREQLIKFSALLELELDFSEEDVEFADRTMFYELINLLTTTTQRLISSFSLGNVIKKGVSVAIVGKPNAGKSTLLNALLNEERAIVSDIAGTTRDSIEETLNIKGILFRLIDTAGIREHTSDVIETMGVQRSKDIMSRADIVVYLFDVQEERPEMLQAQKEVFEAEEMKYLLVANKTDINDKSLGEDVLYISAKQKQHIDQLLEALYNKVIDDKVNMEGTIVTNARHHSSLQEVLQSLQDIKAGLDNNISGDLIALDVRRCLHYLGEITGQVTTEDKLDYIFSKFCIGK, from the coding sequence ATGTACGATATAAATGAAACGATTGTAGCCATAGCTACCCCACCAGGTGAGGGGGCTATTGGCGTGATAAGGTTGAGTGGAGCTGATGCTATAACTATAGCAGATAAAATATTCTTTGGAAAGGTATTGGCCAAACAGCCATCGCATACTATACACTTTGGTAAGATAAAGGATGGGGAAGAGGTGATAGACGAAGTGGTAGCTTCTATATACAAAGGCAATAAAAGCTATACGGGAGAAGAGGTAGTGGAAATAAGCTGCCACGGCTCGCAGTATGTATTAGAACGTGTATTGGATTTGTGTTTACGTAATGGTGCTCATTTTGCAAAAGCAGGCGCCTTTACACAGCGTGCTTTTTTGAATGGGAAGATGGATCTTACGCAAGCTGAGGCAGTTGCAGATTTAATTGCCAGCCATTCTAGTGCAGCACATAAGGCGGCCATACATAATTTGCGTGGCGGTTTTAGCGATGAGCTGAAAGAATTAAGAGAGCAGCTCATAAAGTTTAGTGCTTTGCTAGAGCTAGAGCTAGATTTTAGTGAGGAAGATGTAGAGTTTGCAGATAGAACTATGTTCTACGAATTAATCAATCTACTCACAACCACCACGCAAAGACTCATTAGTTCGTTTAGCCTGGGGAACGTTATTAAAAAAGGAGTAAGTGTAGCTATAGTAGGTAAACCTAATGCAGGTAAGAGTACTTTACTCAATGCACTACTCAACGAAGAGCGTGCCATAGTAAGCGATATTGCCGGTACTACGCGCGATAGCATTGAAGAGACCTTGAATATAAAAGGCATATTATTTCGCCTGATAGACACAGCAGGTATAAGAGAGCATACCAGTGATGTAATAGAGACAATGGGGGTACAACGTAGTAAAGATATCATGAGCCGTGCAGACATAGTTGTATACCTGTTTGATGTGCAGGAAGAAAGGCCTGAAATGTTACAAGCGCAAAAGGAAGTTTTTGAAGCAGAGGAGATGAAGTATCTATTAGTAGCCAACAAGACTGATATAAATGATAAGTCTTTGGGCGAAGATGTACTATATATATCTGCAAAGCAAAAACAACATATTGATCAACTACTTGAAGCACTATACAATAAGGTGATAGATGACAAAGTAAATATGGAAGGAACTATTGTTACCAATGCTCGTCATCATTCCTCATTGCAAGAAGTATTACAATCGCTACAAGATATAAAAGCTGGACTCGATAATAATATAAGCGGAGACTTGATAGCGCTTGATGTACGTAGATGCCTTCATTATCTTGGCGAGATAACAGGTCAAGTAACTACAGAAGATAAGCTTGATTATATTTTTTCTAAGTTCTGTATCGGAAAGTAA
- a CDS encoding GNAT family N-acetyltransferase, with protein sequence MMGVQLETERLILREMVEADAVDIFEMDADPEVYRYTGDFIPKSAADTRERIHNYPDYKKYGYGRWTTALKETGEIIGWCGLKYIEEMDEVDIGYRWKPKYWGNGYATEASLACLEYGFKQLGLEQIIGQLYPENKASIRVLEKIGMTFWKEMSDEKESWWAYRITKEEFGSL encoded by the coding sequence ATGATGGGAGTACAGCTAGAAACAGAACGATTAATACTAAGGGAGATGGTGGAGGCTGATGCTGTAGACATATTTGAAATGGATGCAGATCCCGAAGTGTATCGGTACACAGGAGATTTTATTCCAAAGTCTGCTGCAGACACAAGGGAAAGAATTCACAACTATCCTGATTATAAGAAGTATGGGTATGGTAGATGGACCACAGCACTCAAAGAAACAGGGGAGATAATTGGCTGGTGCGGATTGAAATACATTGAGGAGATGGATGAAGTAGATATAGGCTATAGATGGAAGCCTAAATATTGGGGCAACGGCTACGCAACTGAGGCAAGCTTGGCTTGCTTGGAGTATGGCTTCAAGCAGTTGGGTTTAGAACAAATTATTGGACAATTATATCCTGAAAACAAAGCCTCCATTAGAGTCTTGGAAAAAATAGGCATGACCTTTTGGAAGGAAATGAGCGATGAAAAAGAATCGTGGTGGGCATACCGTATCACAAAAGAAGAGTTTGGCAGCCTGTAA
- a CDS encoding GNAT family N-acetyltransferase, translating into MKQVVITDRLILREFSLEDAQDFYELNLDEEVMKYTADYVFKNVEESADLIRNYKEYEKTGFGRWTVVLKETNEVLGWCGLKYIKSVDEVDLGYRLKRKYWNKGYATEACKASLDIGFNQYNVDLIVGRTMTDNVASRRVLEKIGMAYWKEFDFEEHPGVYYRLFKKDYLNNK; encoded by the coding sequence ATGAAACAGGTTGTAATAACAGATAGACTAATATTAAGAGAGTTTTCGCTGGAAGATGCTCAAGATTTTTATGAGCTGAATTTGGATGAAGAGGTAATGAAATATACAGCTGACTATGTATTTAAAAATGTGGAAGAGTCAGCCGATTTAATTCGTAACTATAAAGAGTATGAGAAAACAGGGTTTGGTAGATGGACGGTAGTACTCAAAGAAACTAATGAAGTGCTAGGCTGGTGTGGGCTGAAATACATCAAATCGGTAGATGAAGTGGACTTGGGCTATAGATTAAAAAGAAAGTATTGGAACAAAGGTTATGCTACAGAAGCTTGTAAGGCTTCTCTTGACATAGGTTTTAATCAATATAATGTTGATTTGATAGTAGGTAGAACCATGACAGATAATGTGGCATCGCGCAGAGTATTAGAAAAGATAGGCATGGCCTATTGGAAAGAGTTTGACTTTGAAGAACACCCTGGTGTGTATTATCGACTATTCAAAAAAGACTATTTAAATAATAAATGA
- the dtd gene encoding D-aminoacyl-tRNA deacylase codes for MRVVIQRVSKASVTIDSVEKSSIQQGFVILLGIETEDKEEDADWLCQKISKLRVFADEEGLMNKDIKDASGNALVVSQFTLHAAYKKGNRPSFIKAARPEQAIPLYEYFVKQLSLLIAKQVATGTFGADMKVALVNDGPVTITMDTKNKE; via the coding sequence ATGCGTGTTGTCATACAAAGAGTATCTAAAGCCAGTGTTACTATTGATAGTGTAGAAAAATCATCCATCCAGCAAGGATTTGTTATACTGCTAGGTATAGAAACAGAGGATAAAGAAGAAGATGCTGACTGGCTTTGTCAAAAGATATCGAAACTAAGAGTATTTGCTGATGAGGAAGGGCTAATGAATAAAGACATAAAAGATGCCAGTGGCAATGCCTTGGTAGTGAGCCAATTTACTCTACATGCTGCTTACAAAAAAGGAAATCGCCCTTCTTTTATTAAAGCTGCAAGACCTGAGCAGGCAATACCACTTTATGAGTATTTTGTTAAACAGCTATCACTACTCATTGCTAAGCAGGTAGCAACAGGTACCTTTGGAGCAGACATGAAAGTGGCATTAGTCAATGATGGCCCTGTAACTATAACAATGGATACTAAGAATAAGGAATGA
- a CDS encoding nucleoside deaminase has protein sequence MIFDDDYFMKEALREAQLAFDADEVPVGAVVVWGTKIIARGHNQTEQLTDSTAHAEMIALTSAFNSIGSKYLPEATLYVTLEPCLMCCGALYWSKIGRIVYGASDTKNGYQKTTGENWPFHPKTQLSNGILAKECAQLMKDFFAAKR, from the coding sequence ATGATTTTTGATGACGATTATTTTATGAAGGAAGCCCTTAGGGAAGCTCAGCTTGCTTTCGATGCCGATGAGGTTCCTGTAGGTGCAGTGGTAGTATGGGGTACAAAAATAATAGCACGTGGTCATAACCAAACAGAGCAGTTAACAGACAGTACAGCTCATGCAGAAATGATCGCTCTTACTTCAGCCTTCAATAGCATTGGCAGCAAATATCTGCCTGAAGCTACGCTGTACGTTACGCTAGAACCTTGCCTCATGTGTTGTGGAGCTTTGTATTGGTCTAAAATAGGACGTATCGTTTACGGTGCTTCAGATACTAAAAATGGCTATCAAAAAACAACAGGAGAAAACTGGCCCTTTCACCCAAAAACACAATTGAGCAATGGTATTTTAGCTAAAGAGTGTGCACAATTAATGAAAGACTTTTTTGCAGCTAAGCGATGA
- a CDS encoding Rieske 2Fe-2S domain-containing protein has protein sequence MIYNWHKAEHIIIEELEENQPIETTVGDKTIGILRKGPTLYAFAATCPHASARFCDGWLDARGHITCPLHKYKFDPVNGRNVSGEGYKLKTFPVEIRAGIVHIGL, from the coding sequence ATGATATACAACTGGCATAAGGCAGAACATATAATAATAGAAGAACTGGAAGAGAACCAACCTATAGAGACGACGGTTGGCGACAAGACAATTGGCATCTTAAGAAAAGGACCAACACTATATGCTTTTGCTGCTACCTGCCCTCATGCGAGTGCACGCTTCTGTGATGGCTGGCTAGATGCTAGAGGACATATCACCTGCCCGTTACACAAATATAAATTTGACCCAGTTAATGGCAGAAACGTGAGTGGTGAAGGTTATAAACTAAAAACCTTCCCTGTTGAAATAAGAGCAGGTATAGTACACATAGGATTATAA
- a CDS encoding LD-carboxypeptidase codes for MMKTPAYLKRGSVVGITCPSGYVSHDRISFAVETLKLWGFEVVVGNTVGNEYHYFSGTDGERLADLQSMLNNPNIDAILMGRGGYGMSRIIDQIDFTKFLAQPKWICGFSDITVLHSHISKQFQIPTLHSPMCGAFTPDTINSDHLKNFYAALTGVSLHYHTDPNKYDRWGVAEAPLVGGNLAILSHLVGSASDIDTFGKILFIEDIGEHLYKVDRMMLTLKRAGKLHNLKGLIVGGFTEMEDTDRPFGQTVEEIIWDKVKDYDYPVCFGFPCGHINENYTLSLGMKHKLNVTEQGAHLEMNNLLTM; via the coding sequence ATGATGAAAACACCGGCATATTTAAAAAGAGGTTCAGTAGTAGGTATTACTTGCCCATCAGGTTATGTATCTCATGACAGGATAAGCTTTGCTGTAGAAACTTTAAAACTATGGGGCTTTGAAGTAGTGGTTGGCAATACTGTTGGGAATGAATATCATTATTTCTCAGGCACTGATGGAGAACGGCTGGCTGACCTTCAATCCATGCTGAACAACCCTAACATCGATGCCATACTAATGGGTAGAGGAGGCTATGGCATGAGTAGAATTATTGACCAAATAGATTTTACCAAATTTCTAGCACAACCTAAATGGATCTGTGGCTTTAGTGATATTACGGTTTTACATAGCCACATTAGCAAGCAGTTCCAAATACCCACCCTGCATAGCCCTATGTGTGGCGCCTTTACACCCGATACTATCAATAGCGATCATTTAAAGAACTTCTATGCTGCTTTGACAGGCGTATCACTACATTATCATACCGACCCTAATAAGTATGATAGATGGGGTGTAGCAGAAGCCCCTTTAGTGGGTGGCAACTTAGCAATATTAAGTCACTTGGTAGGCTCTGCTTCAGACATTGACACCTTTGGTAAAATTCTATTCATTGAAGATATCGGTGAGCATTTATACAAAGTAGACCGTATGATGCTTACTCTAAAACGAGCAGGCAAACTACATAATTTAAAAGGATTAATCGTTGGTGGCTTTACAGAAATGGAAGATACCGACCGACCTTTCGGCCAAACTGTAGAAGAAATTATCTGGGATAAAGTAAAAGACTATGACTATCCTGTTTGTTTTGGTTTTCCTTGCGGACATATAAATGAGAACTACACCTTGTCACTGGGTATGAAGCATAAACTGAACGTGACAGAACAAGGTGCTCACTTGGAGATGAATAACCTATTAACCATGTAG
- a CDS encoding rhodanese-like domain-containing protein has protein sequence MKNITPLELKSWIDKDKAFILIDVREQWEHDAYNIGGQLIPVNELTRRISEIPTTGDIVLYCEKGIRSVIAIQKLEIKGLTNIYNLSGGMKRWKEEIK, from the coding sequence ATGAAAAACATAACTCCTTTAGAATTAAAGAGTTGGATTGACAAAGATAAGGCTTTTATACTAATTGACGTTAGAGAGCAGTGGGAGCATGATGCTTACAATATAGGAGGGCAGTTAATACCCGTAAACGAATTGACAAGAAGGATTAGTGAAATACCTACTACGGGAGATATAGTATTATATTGTGAAAAGGGTATACGTAGTGTAATAGCCATACAGAAACTGGAAATTAAAGGGTTAACTAATATCTACAATTTGTCGGGGGGGATGAAACGCTGGAAGGAGGAAATTAAATAA
- a CDS encoding YceI family protein: protein MKRLLLTITAASLFLASCQDAPKADSAEASEAQEVSNVEGTEYTANTDQTVVEWIGTKPVGTHHGTVKVQNGTLIVSGDQLTGGSFVMDIKSLSSDDQNDEYNAKLTGHLLSEDFFKAEEFPTGKFEITGVTAGVEQTEDLVMKDATHMVTGNLTLKDVTKSITFPAKVVMGEGNIIADANFNIDRTQFGMVYGNDESLGDKFIRPTVNLQVHLVAEHQM, encoded by the coding sequence ATGAAACGTTTATTATTAACTATTACAGCAGCAAGTTTATTTTTAGCATCTTGTCAAGATGCTCCTAAAGCAGATAGCGCAGAAGCATCTGAAGCACAAGAAGTATCAAATGTAGAAGGTACTGAATACACCGCAAACACTGACCAAACAGTTGTAGAGTGGATCGGTACTAAACCAGTAGGTACTCATCACGGTACTGTTAAGGTTCAAAATGGTACATTGATAGTATCTGGCGACCAACTAACAGGCGGTAGCTTTGTTATGGACATCAAAAGCCTTTCGTCTGATGACCAAAACGACGAATACAATGCAAAACTTACTGGCCACCTTCTAAGTGAAGACTTCTTTAAAGCAGAGGAATTTCCTACTGGAAAATTCGAAATCACAGGTGTAACAGCAGGTGTTGAGCAAACAGAAGACTTAGTGATGAAAGATGCTACACATATGGTTACAGGTAATCTTACTTTAAAAGATGTAACTAAGAGCATTACCTTCCCTGCAAAAGTAGTAATGGGTGAGGGAAACATTATAGCAGACGCTAACTTCAATATCGATCGTACTCAATTTGGTATGGTATATGGTAACGACGAGAGCTTAGGTGATAAGTTCATCCGCCCAACAGTGAACCTACAAGTACACTTAGTGGCAGAACACCAAATGTAA
- the obgE gene encoding GTPase ObgE, with protein MEKGNFVDYIRVFCRSGKGGAGSMHFARTKYNPMAGPDGGDGGRGGHVILRGNANLWTLLHLRYQKNILAENGTNGSKNNCTGKDGADIIIDVPLGTVAKDEETGEVELEILEDGEEKIWMRGGRGGQGNLHYVTATRQAPEYAQPGEEGVEGWKYLELKILADVGLVGFPNAGKSTLLSTISAAKPKIANYAFTTLTPQLGMVPYRDERSFCVADLPGIIEGAAEGKGLGHRFLRHIERNSVLLFLIPADSDDHKKEFDILLNELKEYNPELLDKDIILAISKSDMLDDELKEEISSVLPKDIPHVFISSVAQQGLSELKDKLWEAINKEIE; from the coding sequence GTGGAGAAGGGAAATTTCGTTGACTACATACGGGTATTCTGTCGTTCCGGAAAAGGGGGCGCGGGAAGCATGCACTTTGCACGTACCAAATACAATCCAATGGCAGGGCCAGATGGAGGTGATGGTGGTAGAGGAGGGCATGTCATATTACGTGGTAATGCCAACTTGTGGACATTATTGCACCTTAGGTACCAGAAGAACATTCTTGCTGAAAATGGTACCAACGGTAGTAAGAATAATTGTACAGGAAAAGATGGTGCTGATATAATTATAGATGTGCCTCTAGGTACTGTAGCTAAGGATGAAGAAACAGGCGAGGTAGAGCTAGAGATATTGGAAGATGGTGAAGAGAAGATATGGATGCGAGGAGGTAGAGGTGGCCAAGGTAACCTGCACTATGTTACCGCTACACGTCAAGCTCCAGAGTATGCGCAACCTGGTGAAGAAGGTGTAGAAGGTTGGAAGTACCTCGAGCTGAAGATATTGGCAGATGTTGGTTTGGTAGGTTTCCCTAATGCAGGCAAGTCTACATTACTATCTACAATAAGTGCCGCCAAACCTAAAATTGCTAACTACGCATTTACTACACTCACCCCGCAGTTGGGTATGGTGCCTTATAGAGATGAACGTTCCTTTTGTGTAGCAGATTTGCCGGGTATTATAGAGGGAGCAGCGGAAGGTAAAGGTTTAGGACATCGTTTCTTAAGACATATTGAGCGTAACTCTGTTTTGTTATTTCTTATTCCTGCTGATAGTGACGATCACAAAAAAGAATTCGATATTCTTTTAAATGAATTAAAGGAATATAATCCCGAGTTACTAGATAAAGACATCATCCTAGCTATTAGTAAGAGTGATATGTTGGATGATGAATTGAAAGAAGAGATATCATCAGTATTGCCCAAAGACATACCACATGTGTTCATATCCTCTGTGGCTCAGCAAGGGCTATCAGAGCTAAAGGATAAGCTCTGGGAAGCTATTAATAAAGAAATTGAATAA
- a CDS encoding adenylate kinase — protein MFNLILFGPPGSGKGTQSATITEKYNLLHISTGDLLRSEVGNQTPLGVEAKKYMDQGMLVPDEVVIGMISSKIDEHQDARGFIFDGFPRTKAQAEALDKLLEFKETQIDLLLSLEVSKEELVKRLVERGKTSGRSDDNEEVANKRIEVYRAETAPVAEYYNQKGKLEIVKGEGSIDEIFGKLSKEIDKYLQPA, from the coding sequence ATGTTCAACTTGATTTTATTTGGCCCTCCGGGGAGTGGAAAAGGAACACAATCAGCTACTATCACCGAAAAGTATAACCTATTACACATATCTACCGGCGACCTTTTGCGTAGCGAGGTAGGTAATCAAACACCTTTAGGTGTTGAAGCTAAAAAGTATATGGACCAAGGTATGTTGGTGCCTGACGAGGTGGTGATAGGAATGATCAGCAGTAAAATAGATGAGCATCAAGATGCTCGTGGTTTTATATTCGATGGCTTCCCACGTACAAAAGCACAGGCCGAAGCTTTAGACAAGTTATTGGAGTTTAAAGAAACGCAAATAGATCTATTACTATCCTTAGAGGTGAGTAAAGAAGAGCTTGTAAAGCGTTTAGTAGAAAGAGGTAAAACTTCTGGAAGGTCTGATGATAATGAGGAGGTAGCTAATAAGCGTATTGAGGTTTACAGAGCTGAAACTGCACCTGTAGCTGAATATTATAATCAAAAGGGAAAACTGGAGATTGTTAAAGGCGAAGGGTCTATCGATGAGATATTCGGTAAGCTAAGTAAAGAGATAGATAAATATCTGCAACCAGCATAG
- a CDS encoding pseudouridine synthase translates to MEFEYIVFYKPFQVLSQFSKEGDKETLADYLKDIPKDVYPVGRLDYDTEGLLLLTNDKSINNKLLNPEFGHERTYLIQVDNDITEEAIQELREGVTISINGKPYHTKKARAKKLEIPPIVYDRNPPIRVRKNIPTSWVSLTLTEGKNRQVKKMTAAVGYPTLRLIRHSIGKLTIDNIAPGDYIKMDGSIKSLIFKK, encoded by the coding sequence ATGGAGTTTGAGTATATAGTTTTTTACAAACCATTTCAAGTGCTTTCTCAATTTTCAAAAGAAGGTGATAAAGAAACATTGGCAGATTATTTAAAAGATATTCCAAAAGATGTGTACCCTGTAGGCAGGTTAGATTATGATACGGAAGGTTTATTATTACTTACCAATGATAAGAGTATAAATAATAAATTACTTAATCCTGAATTTGGACATGAGCGTACTTATTTAATTCAGGTTGATAACGATATTACAGAGGAGGCAATACAAGAATTAAGAGAAGGCGTTACCATTTCTATTAATGGTAAGCCATATCATACTAAAAAGGCAAGAGCAAAAAAATTAGAAATACCTCCCATAGTTTATGATAGAAATCCGCCAATAAGAGTTAGAAAAAATATCCCAACCTCATGGGTATCATTAACACTTACTGAAGGGAAAAACAGGCAGGTAAAAAAGATGACCGCAGCAGTAGGATACCCTACACTTCGTTTAATAAGACATAGCATAGGAAAGCTGACCATAGATAATATAGCCCCAGGAGATTATATAAAAATGGACGGTAGCATTAAGTCCTTGATTTTTAAGAAATAA
- a CDS encoding tetratricopeptide repeat protein — protein MKTLRIILLSLVACLATYTHAQAQYSNKQVREGNKLYKEGKYKEATEEYQKAITLFPNNKDGWFNYGNSLYKQKKYDETRKVMEGFSKTTTDTGAYAEAAYNIGNTYMEEKKWAEAAKFYKEALRKNPQDADAKYNLSYALEMLKKQNGGGGGKDKNKDKKDKDDKNKKDKNEDKQDKKEDKKEQDKKDENKEGKEDEQDKQQQQKDKQEQQDKKPQSMPSKLSKQQAEQLLNALQQEEKKLQDKMKKGKGVPIKVDKDW, from the coding sequence ATGAAGACTTTACGTATTATATTATTATCTCTTGTAGCTTGTTTAGCAACGTACACTCACGCGCAGGCACAGTATAGTAATAAACAAGTACGAGAAGGTAATAAGCTATACAAAGAAGGGAAGTATAAAGAAGCTACAGAAGAGTATCAAAAAGCTATAACGCTATTCCCTAATAATAAGGATGGTTGGTTTAACTATGGTAACTCTTTATACAAACAAAAAAAGTATGATGAGACTAGAAAAGTAATGGAAGGCTTTTCTAAAACTACAACAGATACAGGTGCATATGCAGAGGCTGCTTATAACATAGGTAATACCTATATGGAAGAAAAGAAATGGGCAGAAGCCGCTAAGTTTTATAAAGAAGCTTTAAGGAAAAACCCTCAGGATGCGGATGCTAAATACAACCTTTCTTACGCTTTAGAGATGCTTAAGAAACAAAATGGAGGTGGTGGAGGAAAAGATAAGAACAAAGACAAAAAAGACAAGGACGACAAAAATAAAAAGGATAAGAACGAAGACAAGCAAGATAAAAAAGAAGACAAAAAAGAGCAGGATAAAAAAGACGAAAACAAAGAAGGTAAAGAGGACGAACAAGATAAACAACAGCAACAAAAAGATAAACAAGAGCAACAGGATAAGAAGCCACAATCTATGCCCAGTAAGCTTTCTAAGCAACAAGCTGAACAGCTACTAAATGCTTTGCAGCAAGAAGAAAAGAAGTTGCAAGACAAGATGAAGAAGGGAAAAGGTGTGCCAATAAAAGTAGATAAGGATTGGTAA
- a CDS encoding VWA domain-containing protein → MLRFQHISHLGLLIAIPLLVLLFVWMVYWRKKKQQGLGEERLIKTQLLGAIPGRLTLKFTLMTLALAIAIIGWANLQMGANTEKVERSGVDVIIALDVSKSMLAKDIQPDRLTRAKQLVLSMMDKMSNDRVALVVFAGRAYLQVPLTIDYSAMRMMLQNAGPDLVPTQGTVIGDAVDLAMKSFSQKEKKYKSLIVISDGEDHDENAKEKVKEAAETGVVVHTVGVGSRDGTTIFDPATKSIKLDDDGNPVISKLNEDALKDIATYGRGTYTYLTNTNRAASKLVDELNGMEQKKLGSVVFVDYASYFQYFLLIALIILIIEWFLPAGKLKTKK, encoded by the coding sequence ATGTTACGCTTTCAGCACATATCACATTTAGGTTTGCTTATAGCCATTCCATTATTGGTACTGCTATTTGTATGGATGGTATATTGGCGCAAAAAAAAGCAACAAGGGCTAGGAGAAGAAAGGCTCATAAAGACACAACTGCTCGGTGCTATACCCGGTAGGCTTACGCTCAAGTTCACACTAATGACACTGGCATTGGCAATAGCTATTATAGGCTGGGCTAACTTGCAGATGGGTGCCAATACTGAAAAAGTTGAGCGTAGTGGCGTGGATGTGATCATAGCGCTAGACGTGAGTAAAAGTATGTTAGCCAAAGACATACAACCGGATAGGCTTACTAGAGCTAAGCAGCTGGTATTGTCAATGATGGATAAGATGAGCAACGATCGTGTAGCTTTGGTTGTATTTGCTGGACGAGCTTATCTACAAGTGCCACTTACCATAGATTATAGTGCTATGCGCATGATGTTGCAAAATGCCGGTCCTGATCTGGTACCTACTCAAGGTACTGTAATAGGTGATGCTGTAGATCTTGCTATGAAGTCATTTTCTCAAAAAGAGAAAAAATACAAATCGCTAATAGTTATATCCGATGGTGAAGACCATGATGAGAATGCCAAAGAGAAAGTAAAGGAGGCTGCAGAAACAGGGGTTGTTGTACATACTGTAGGTGTGGGTTCAAGAGATGGTACGACAATATTTGATCCCGCTACTAAGTCCATTAAGCTTGATGATGATGGGAATCCTGTTATTAGCAAGCTGAATGAAGATGCCTTGAAAGATATAGCCACTTATGGCAGAGGAACATATACCTACTTGACCAATACAAACCGTGCAGCGAGTAAGCTTGTAGATGAGCTTAACGGTATGGAGCAAAAGAAGCTAGGGTCTGTAGTGTTTGTTGACTACGCCAGCTATTTCCAGTATTTTTTACTGATTGCATTGATCATCTTAATCATTGAATGGTTCTTGCCAGCGGGTAAGTTGAAAACTAAAAAATAG